A region of Pongo pygmaeus isolate AG05252 chromosome 15, NHGRI_mPonPyg2-v2.0_pri, whole genome shotgun sequence DNA encodes the following proteins:
- the AKAP5 gene encoding A-kinase anchor protein 5, whose translation METTVSEIHVENKDEKRSAEGSPGAERQKEKASMLCFKRRKKAAKALKPKAGSEAADVARKCPQEAGASDQPEPQRGAWASLKHLVTRRKRSESSKQQKPLEAEMQPAINAEDADLSKKKAKSRLKIPCIKFPRGPKRGNHSKIIEDSDCSIKVQEEAEILDIQTQTPLNDQATKAKSTQDLSEGISRKDGDEVCESNVSNSITSGEKVISVELGLDNGHSAIPTGTLILEEIETIKEKQDVQPQQASPLETSETDHQQPVLSDVPPLPAIPDQQIVEEASNSILESAPNGKDYESREIVAEETKPKDTELSQESDFKENGITEEKSKSEESKRMEPIAIIITDTEISEFDVKKSKNVPKQFLISTENEQVGVFANDNGFEDRTSEQYETLLIETASSLVKNAIQLSIEQLVNEMASDDNKINNLLQ comes from the coding sequence ATGGAAACCACAGTTTCAGAAATTCATGTAGAAAACAAGGATGAGAAGAGATCAGCAGAAGGTAGTCCTGGGGCtgaaaggcagaaggaaaaggcATCCATGCTTTGCttcaagagaagaaagaaagcagcCAAAGCACTGAAGCCCAAAGCTGGCTCTGAAGCTGCTGATGTAGCAAGGAAGTGTCCGCAAGAAGCAGGAGCTTCTGATCAGCCAGAGCCCCAACGGGGGGCCTGGGCCTCACTCAAACATCTTGTAACACGCAGGAAAAGGTCAGAGTCTTCAAAGCAGCAAAAGCCATTGGAGGCTGAAATGCAACCTGCAATAAACGCTGAGGATGCTGATCTTTCtaagaaaaaggcaaaatctAGACTTAAGATTCCCTGCATAAAATTCCCAAGAGGGCCAAAAAGGGGTAATCATTCCAAAATTATAGAAGACTCAGACTGCAGCATCAAAgtccaggaagaagctgaaattTTGGATATACAAACACAGACCCCATTGAATGATCAGGCAACAAAGGCTAAGTCAACCCAGGATCTAAGTGAAGGCATCTCACGGAAAGATGGTGATGAGGTCTGTGAATCAAATGTGAGCAATAGCATAACTTCTGGAGAGAAAGTGATTTCAGTAGAACTTGGATTAGATAATGGGCATTCTGCTATTCCAACGGGAACTCTAATCCTTGAAGAAATTGAAACGATCAAGGAAAAACAAGATGTTCAACCCCAGCAAGCAAGCCCACTTGAAACTTCAGAAACAGACCATCAGCAACCAGTACTTTCTGATGTTCCTCCTTTACCTGCAATCCCAGATCAACAAATTGTGGAAGAAGCCAGTAACAGTATCCTAGAAAGTGCACCAAATGGAAAAGACTATGAAAGTAGAGAGATTGTAGCTGAAGAAACTAAGCCAAAAGATACTGAATTGAGCCAAGAAtcagattttaaagaaaatgggaTCACTGAAGAGAAATCCAAAtcagaagaaagcaaaagaatggagccaattgctattattattacagaCACTGAAATCAGTGAATTTGATGTTAAGAAATCTAAAAATGTCCCTAAGCAATTCTTAATTTCAACTGAAAATGAGCAAGTAGGGGTTTTTGCTAATGATAATGGTTTTGAGGATAGAACTTCAGAACAATATGAAACACTCTTAATTGAAACAGCCTCTTCTCTCGTCAAGAATGCTATTCAGTTGTCAATAGAACAGCTGGTTAATGAAATGGCCTctgatgataataaaataaacaatcttCTACAGTGA